A section of the Corallococcus silvisoli genome encodes:
- a CDS encoding HEAT repeat domain-containing protein, with product MGLFDFLTGGSGPEKALKLKSKVTQKYGEPSTRQKALQQLGEMKYPEAVTVLLSRFTITVDPLTTDADEKEHTYELIKHFGQDAVAPVSAFLKQGDQATSWALRILQELLPEDALMGVIADTLQHLSSRYTRDPEKKVVLLHHVLGKQDPRVAPAVLPFLEDMSDDVKIAAINVLGPLKHEPAREPLLKLLTSEETARRVQTAALGALAESGFVVQGFQEKVQAALVDPYSLDKDGRIQRRP from the coding sequence ATGGGTCTCTTCGATTTCCTCACGGGCGGCTCGGGCCCCGAAAAAGCCCTCAAGCTCAAGTCCAAGGTGACCCAGAAGTACGGGGAGCCATCCACGCGGCAGAAGGCCCTTCAGCAGCTGGGGGAGATGAAGTACCCCGAGGCCGTCACGGTGCTGCTCAGCCGGTTCACCATCACCGTGGACCCGCTCACCACCGACGCGGATGAGAAGGAGCACACCTACGAGCTCATCAAGCACTTCGGCCAGGATGCCGTCGCGCCGGTGAGCGCCTTCCTCAAGCAGGGCGATCAGGCCACCTCCTGGGCGCTGCGCATCCTGCAGGAGCTGCTGCCCGAGGACGCGCTGATGGGCGTCATCGCCGACACGCTCCAACACCTGTCTTCCCGCTACACGCGCGACCCGGAGAAGAAGGTCGTCCTGCTCCACCACGTGCTGGGCAAGCAGGATCCGCGCGTGGCCCCGGCCGTCCTCCCCTTCCTGGAGGACATGTCCGACGACGTGAAGATCGCCGCCATCAACGTCCTGGGCCCCCTGAAGCACGAGCCGGCGCGCGAGCCCCTGCTCAAGCTGCTCACTTCCGAGGAGACCGCGCGCCGCGTGCAGACGGCGGCGCTGGGCGCCCTGGCGGAGAGCGGCTTCGTGGTGCAGGGCTTCCAGGAGAAGGTGCAGGCCGCCCTCGTGGATCCCTACAGCCTGGACAAGGACGGCCGAATCCAGCGCCGGCCCTGA